DNA sequence from the Methanolobus sp. ZRKC5 genome:
TGGGTTCGGCTCCGTATAGGATTACAGTCTCAGTTGATATAATTTCTACAGGGATGCCAAAGTATTTTATGATGGAAACTGTTGGCATAAGCACAAAATAATGGTCGAAGATATGCAGGAAATCAATCTTTAAGAGGCCAAAGGCTGAATAGAATATCAGGTACAAGGCTGTGAAAATAGAAGAAATGTAGAACCCGAATTCTCCAAGCTGCTTTATGTCTTTCTTATTCGTTCCCATTGCAATAAGTGATGCTCCTACAAAGAATACTATTGAGTCGAGAGTGCCTATGTTGCTCTTGTTGATAAAGTTATATACGAGGTCGGCAGCTACGATGAACCCACCTATCAGGAAGTAGTTCCTAGAACTTTTTATGCCTTCAGTTCCTGTTATTTCTATTCTGGATATCAGTAGTGCTGCCAGAACAAAGAGTATGATTCCCATAATTGTGGATCCTTCACTGAGCTCGACTGTAGCTCCTGTGAAGAGTGCAAGTACTATTAGAATAATTATTATGTTTTTGTTTTCATTTTTCATTTTTTACCCTTCATTTATGTAGTTATTTCTCTGGTCCTTAAATAAATATAACTTTACTGATGAGTGTGAATGAAAATATTTTTGTTAGGATAAAGTTGAGATTATTTTTTGGGGTGTATAAAAACTTGTATTTCATATATCTCAATGGTTTAAATAACTATCAGGATGTTAAATCAATAAAACTATTTTATATAATTCTCTCTTCTATATGCATGAAGAAGCTGTGCTTCTCAGTTTTTGATTCTGCAAGAGTCATCATTTAAGTTTTGTTTTACTGATATTACCATATAAGTACAGTAGTTCGCTAATTTTGACTACTTAACCTCACCAATGCTCTGCGATAGTATTAATATGCAGCGAAAACGCCGCTCGATGTCATTTATAGCATTCAATTCAAGGACCAATCCTAGAGTTGAATTGAGACCAAAACAATGTATTGAAACTGTTCTAAACCTCTTACTAATCATATCAACATCAAGATCAATGGTTCACTTGACCGTAAAGACCTGTTTTGCACTGCCATATGCATGGCAGTGGACAATAGTCCAGTTCATTCCACATCAAAATATTACCAAGAGATTCCTTGTGAAACATCTTTAAGACATCATCTTAAAAAAATAAATCTTGGGCTCTGTAGAAAACCTACTTCCAATTTTATTTTGACATCATAATTTAAAAAGGATAAATCCCCTGAGTATTACTTGCGACAGAAACACAAAAGGGGATGATTGTGTTTTGCCTAATAAGTACTTAAAGTTTGTTGATACAGCGCTAGCTGTATCAGGAAACTCACATCTTCAGATTTATAGTTGTAAATATTCTAAAAGAAAATACACTCAACACCAGCTATTGACATTGATTTTGTTGAAAGAATACATCAATGAGGATTATCGGGATATAGTTGAAATTGTAGAATTAATGGATAAAGTCAAAGAGAGAATTAGACTTAAACAGGTAACACATTTCACTACTCTTCATAAATTCATTACAAGATTGAATTCAATCTATTTTAGTGGATTGTTGCAGCAAACACTAAAACTGTTTTATTCTCATGGAGAGATGATAGAAATTACTGCTATTGATTCAAGTGGGTTTACTAGTGGCCATTGTAGCTACTATTATTCATGGAGGACAGGAAAGAAGCGTAGATCATTCTTGAAAACTAGTATTTCCATCGATACTGGAAAATTCATCATTACTGGTTTTAAGATACCAGGTAAACCTGTGCATGATGCAAAGCATGCGATGAAATTACTGAAATAATGCCATAAAACTCGCAAATCGAAGTACTACGTGATGGATAAAAGATACGATTCAGAAGACATACATTTGCTAGCAAAAGATAACCTCCAAGCAATAGCTATGATTCTGCTAAGACAGAGAAAAAGAAAGAAAATCAAAGGAAAATACCGTAGAAAAATGGTATGTGAATTTGATGAGGAATTGTATCATAACAGGAATCTGGTAGAAACGATGTTTTCTGTTCTGAAAAGAAAATACGGGAAAGAAATCAGAGCAAAAGTGTGACAAGAAGTTACAATATGAATTGCTTAACAGCTATTCCTTCCATTCGGGATAATCCTACTGTGGGATGCATAGAATGGTAACATCATTGTGTTAAGCTCACAGGACAATGTGGAAAGCAAGGAATTCCAATCCTTGACTATCTGCTAGGATAAGGAAACTATGAAGAGTATAATGCAAATCATCGTAAGGGTCGTTATGATTGATAAGCGAAATGGAATGATACGCTTAGACCAAAAGGTATGGAATCAGGCCATAATGGTTTTTTGCACATTATGGAGAATGGACACAGATTCCCGGCCTATAGATGGCTTCTAAGGTTTCCGTGATTATTCATATTATAGAACTTGGTAAGTCCCATGTGCTCCTGTAAAAAAAAAAAAAAGGTAGTTAATTCGTGAGAATGAACAATAGCACAGGGGATAAAGGAAACGGTAGAAAGCAAATGGCAGTCTGTAATGGAGTGCATAGAGGTTCAAAATTTGCCTTGTCCCGAAAGGGAGCAGACTTACCGTAGGTGTTCTATTACATGAAAGGAGGCAAACTTATGAATGCAAGATACTCGACTACACCATCAGGTGAGAGGCTTGCAGACAATTCAATCCCATTCAAGTGGGAGGACATCGACTGGAAAACAGTCGAAGGGAACGTTAATGAGCTGCAAGCCCGAATTGTAAAAGCGGTTAGACAAAAGAAGTGGCATTTAGTTAAACGACTACAATACCTGCTTACCAATTCTTTTCATGCCAAATTATTGGCAGTAAAGAAAGTAACACAGAACAAAGGTAAAAGAACAGCTGGAATCGATGGAGAAAAATGGACAACATCCAAATCTAAGATGAAAGCCGTTCTAGAACTGTCTGGTAAGAGCTACAAAGCTAAACCATTGAGAAGAATCTATATTGAGAAACAAGGAAAGAAGAAAAAACGACCATTAAGCATTCCTACAATGTACGATAGAGCAATGCAGGCATTATATGCTTTTGCTTTAAGCCCAATAGCAGAAACCACAGCAGACAGAACATCATTTGGATTCCGTAAATATCGAAGTTCAAAAGATGCAGAAGCTCAATTGTTCGCATGTCTGAGTAAAAGAAACTCTGCTCAATGGATTTTGGAAGGCGACATAAAAGGATGCTTTGATCATATAAATCACGAATGGCTCTTGAACAATATTCCTATGGACCGGTCAATACTAAAGCAATTCCTTAAAGCTGGTTTTGTGTATAATAGACATCTGAATCCCACCAAAGCAGGTACTGCTCAAGGTGGAATAATATCTCCAGTACTGGCAAACATCACATTGGACGGTATGAAAAATGCAATAGCATGCAAATATCATACAAACAGGAAGGGAACTATTAACAAAAAAAGTTATAATTCCCATAAAGTCAATTTTGTGAGATACGCAGATGACTTTATCGTCACTGCTGATTCAGAGGAAGTGGCTAAAGATATTGCTGAGGTTATCAGACTATTCTTGAAAGATAGGGGTTTAGAACTATCTCGTGAGAAAACTCTTGTTTCACACATAGACGATGGATTTGACTTCTTGGGATGGAATTTCCGGAAATATAATGGTAAACTTCTAACCAAGCCCTCGAACAAATCTATTGAGAATATCACAAAAAGCATTAGCAACGTGATTAAGAAAGGTAAAGCTCGGTCTCAGAGTTCTCTCATTAAGGAACTCAACCCTATTATCACTGGATGGAGCGAATATCACCGTTCAGTTGTCTCTAAAAATACGTTCAGTAAGCTTGATTCCAGATTATGGGATATGCTATGGACGTGGGCTAAAAGGCGGCATCCAGATAAATCACACCACTGGATAGTAGATAGATATTGGCATAGGGTAGGGTCAAGGAAATGGGTATTCTCCACAGAAGGGCTTAAACTCAAATCTTTTGCACATACAAAGATTGTAAGACATCCACGCATAAAAATGGATAAGAACCCATATGTAGACAAAGAATACTTTAAATGGAGAATAAGCTATCTGAGAAAACAGAAACTAGTGGCGTCGAAGCAAAATATCATGGAAAGTCTAACAACTGCCTGATACTTAAAGGGTTATAGAATGCTTGAGCCGTATGAAGAGAAATTTTCACGTACGGTTCTTAGAAGAGGGAGGGCGAGTAATCGCTCTTTCTTATTCGACAAGTACTGGAATCAAGCAAAAGAGATCAAATTCAAGTTATTAGTGCATAACCTTGACAGGTATGTCAAGGTTGTACTTATTATGCAAATGAGGATTTCTACAGAGCTAAATCTTGAAGAGCTTATCCAGGTAAATAGAAGTATTCTACTTCAAGGTCCAATAAGTGATATGAGACCTGAGAAAAAGTATGAATTCGCTATCGATTTTACCAATGACCCTTATTACGGAATAATAGACTCGTCCAATGAAAACTATGTGATAAGCATTCAGGCTAAAAAGTCAACAAACTCTTTTTATTCGTATGTTTCCCTGTCTATCATAAACAAGAACGAAAGATACACTATCGCTGTCCTTCCTGTTGAGAGGAACAAAACAAAAGTTGATTATCTCACCTATTTCACAGATATAACTAAGTATCTAAACTTCAGCATCAAGGTCCTTTGTTTATATAGGGAGTTCTATTCAGTTAATGTGTTTGAATTCTTACAGAACAAAGAAATTCCTCATATCACACATGTAGTACGAAAGGGAAAAGAGATCAAGCAATTACTTATTGGGAGAAAGGTGAGATATGCTAAATATGAGATGAAGAATGCTCAGAAGAAAGAAGTTCGGTTAGATATTGTTATTGACGTCAAGTATCTGAAAGGTAAAAGGGATAAAAATGGATGTAAGAGCCTTGTTTTTGTAGTTTATGGTATTAAGTGGGATCCCAGAAAGGTTAGCACAGTCTACAGAAAACTGTTTGCTATCGAATCATCGTACAGGATGCGAAATATCGTAAAACCAAAAACGTCAACAAGAAACGTTACTTTCAGGTACTTCTTTACGTTAATATCGTTCCTGCTAAAAAATGCATGGCTCTGCCTCCATAAAAAGCATTTCACAGTAGTAAAACCAGGTCCAATAACTATCGATGAAGACAAATTTAGGTTTGATAGGTTTATCCTGTTTGTTGGGGGATGGCTTAGAAGAAAGTTGAAGATTCAGTTAGTTGTGCAGTGTTTGAGGTAGAATAATTGCGATAAAAGCAAAGGGGAGAGAAAATTAGCGAACTACTGAAGTAGGAATATCTTTAAAAAGATAAATATCTATTACTATACTACTATATGGGATTTTGTTCTCATTGTTTGTGAAAATGTCTTAATAATTATTGATAGCAATTACTATGTCTCTTAGGAAAAAAGCTTATAGTGGTATTTGGTGGGTAATTATATCTACTATATTTTCAAAACTAATAAATTTACTAACAAACATATCTTTAGCAAGGCTTCTTGACCCTTCTCATTTTGGAATCGTTGCATTAGCTCTAGTTTTCATCAATTTTTTTGAAACATTTCGTGATTTGGGCATAGGTTCAGCATTAATTCACAGATCAGATAATAATTCAATTGCACAAAATACTGCATTTTTCATTTTTCCTTTTGCAGCAGTATTTTTCTATATATTATGTTATTTAATTTCTCCATATGTAGCTCTTTTTTTTAAGAGTGATGGATTAGACCTTATTATAAAAGTATTGTCATTATCTCTTATTTTATGGTCTTTTGGAAATTTGCCAACAACTTTACTAGCAAAAGAACTTGAGTTTAAAAAATTGCTTTATCCTCAGATAGTCCCAAAATTGGGATATGCACTTGTATCTATTGTATTGGCAATTCAAGGTTTTGGAGTTTGGAGCCTTGTTATTGGAAGAATTAGCCTGGAAATATTAAGTTTAATAATTGTTTGGCATGTTATTGATTGGAGGCCAAAATTAGAATTTGATAAAAAAACTGCCGTAGAACTTTTAAAGTATGGTAAATATGTACTGGGTACGTCGTTGATTGCTTTTTTATCATCTGTGTTCGATGTTGTAGTAATAGGAAGGGAATTAGGGGCTGAAACATTAGGTTTTTATTCAATAGCACTAACAGTAGCAAGCTTTTTCACAATACAAATATCTCATGTAATTTATCAAGTGGTGTTCCCTGTTTTTTCCAAACTTCAGCATGATATGGATAAAATGAAATCAGTATTTTTAAACTCTCTGAAATATCTCTCATTTTTCATTTTTCCTTCTGCAGCTGGAATAATTGTAGTCTCAAACCAATTTATTAATGTTTTTTATGGTAGTAAATGGCTTCCTGCTGTTCCTCTTATTCAAATATTGTGTATTTATGGTTCGGCTCAATCAATTTCGAAGGTAACATCTTCTGTATATTTGGCAAGTGGTACTCCTCATAAATCTACGATGATAAATATTTTACATTTGTTTTTTATTATGATTTTAATATATCCACTTACTATTGCATACGGTGTTGTTGGGACGAGTTTGGCTGTAACAATTTCTTCAACGATATCTTTATTTTTTAGTTTGAATCAAGTTAAAAAAATACTATTATGTTCATACGCAACTATATTTAAGGTTTTAGTTTACCCTTTTGTGGGATCTATAGCAATGTTCATTTTTGTTATTTTAATACAAGAACTAATTTATTTGTATAGTGATATTTTTATTTTCATTGTGTCTATGATTAGCGGTATATCTTTTTATTTATTGTTTCTATTATGTGTGCAGTTTAAGGAAATTAAAACGATTGCTAATTATGTTTCAAATTATTTAATATTGAAGAGTTAGCAATGTTTAAATATGTAGGATAATATATTATTATTTAATATACTTCATCAGATTGGGGGTAAGAAAAATGACTCGTGACTTTACTTTAGATGCATATTTACAACTGCTAGAATGTATCAAAGAAACTAACTATTCGTGTAAAAATGTCCGTGACTATACTTATAAATCTTCTGGTAAATGTATTATATTGCGTCATGATGTAGATCGTGATATTAAAAGGGCTTTGGATATGGCTGAATTGGAGTATAATTGCGATATTTCATCGACTTATTATTTCAGGCATACTAAGGATGTTTTTGTGCCAGAAGCCATGAAAAAGGTTGAGGATATGGGTCATGAGGTTGGTTTTCATTATGAGGTACTAGATAAATCACACGGTGACTATGGCAAAGGTATCGCTATTTTTGAAAATGAATTAAATGAATTCAGGAAATTTGTTGTTGTGGATACTATTTGTATGCATGGTAATCCCTTTGCTCATTGGTCGAATAAAGATATTTGGAATGAATATGATTTCGAATCCTATGGTCTCATAGCTGAGCCTTATCTATCGCTAGATTACTCAAAAATATTTTACATGACTGATACTGGTAGGAGTTGGGGAAACATTGCAAGCAGGGTCAAAGATGTTGTGGATTCTTCGTTTAATTCTCAAGTATTAAATGAATTCGGACCGGTGAACTCTACAACTGATTTGATAAAGTTGATTAAATCGCAAAAAGTATCTCAAATATGTATATTGTCTCATCCCAATAGGTGGTGTAATGATATTAAAGGGTGGTCAAAAGAGCTAGTTACGCAAAAGATTAAAAATGTTGGTAAAAGATTAATCGTGCAATATCGACAGATAAATACATTTAATCAATAATGACTTCTAATAATGGGTATTATGTTTGAAAACAATTATTTATTTGATTTTCATATACACACAAAATATTCTCCCGATTCATATAGTGATCCTGTTAAAATTATTAAAATGGCTAAAAGGAGAAATTTATCGGGATTTGCAATTACTGATCATAATACTATCAAAGGAGGGCTTATAACCAAAAAAATGTTGGGTAATGATGAAGAACTTACTGTGATAGTTGGGTCTGAAATTCAGACTGACAAAGGTGAAGTGATAGGATTATTTTTATCAGAAGAGATTGGAACATTTAATTTTCATGAAGTGTGTGATTCCATAAGGGATCAGGATGGGGTTATTTTACTTCCCCATCCATACAGAAATAAACTTGCGAATCCAGAAGATCTTATTAATAATGTTGATATAATAGAAAGTGTCAATGCAAGAAATTCCAAAGAGTTAAACTCAAAATCAATCAACTTGGCAAGAATGTTTAATTATCCTGTTGTTGCAGGAAGCGATGCTCATATTCCTTATGAGGTTGGTCAAGTAAAGACATTGTTACCAAAGGATATGTTCATTTTAGAGGAAGATGATATTAAAAGTAAAATAACAAAAAACCAATTGATTATCGATGGCTCTGAGTCATCTTTTGTACCAAAAACGTATAGTAAGGTTCTTGGTAAGTACAAAAAAGGAGGATTTAATTCGTTAATTAAATCATCTGCTAAATATTTAATTAGATAAATGTAGTGAATACCATGAGTGCAATAGTAACAAATGCAGCTAGTTCTAAATGCTTAGTTGTAACTAGAAGTTTGGGCAAAAGAGATATTGATGTAACTACACTAGGCTATAATCGCTTTTGTCCTACTTTTTATTCAAAATATTCTAATAACTATTTGATGGTTCCTTCTCCTAAAAACTTTCCAGCAGAGTACATTAAACAACTTGTGAAGGTAGTTAATAGTGGTAAAATAGATGTCTTGATGCCTGTTAATAGTGTTGATACTTTATTAATTTCAAAGTTTAAGTACAAATTTACACCTTATATCAAAGTACCCTTCAGTGATTATGATCAAATGCTTCAGTTACACGATAAGGTACAATTATCAAAGATCGCCGGTGATTTGGGTCTTCCTGTTCCAATTTCATACGAAATTAGCTCTATGGATGAACTCAAAAATGTCGCTTCATCTGCAGAATATCCACTTGTTATTAAGCTAAGAAACACTACTAGTAGCGTTGGAATAAGCTATGCTCATACGCCTGAAGAATTCGTTTTTAACTTCAAAGAAACAATCGAAAAATTCAATCTGACTCCTAATCAATATCCTTTAGTGCAGGAATATATACCTGGTGATGGTTATGGTGTATCAAGCTTGTACAATCAGGGAGATTTGAGAGCTTTCTTCGTTCACAAAAGACTAAGAGAATATCCTGTTACTGGTGGTCCAAGTACTCTAAGGACAAGTGTAAGACATTCTAAAATGGAAAAAATATCTCGTGAATTACTAGAACACATGGGGTGGCATGGACTTGCAATGGTTGAGTTTAAATTGGATTCTAGAACTAATAAGCCTTATTTGATTGAAGTAAACCCTCGTTTTTGGGGGTCAATAAATCAAGCGGTTTCAAGTGGAGTAGATTTTCCTAATTTGCTATATGATATGGCAGTTGAAGGGGATGTTCAGCCTGTTTTTAAGTACAAAGAGGGTGTCAAAACAAGATCTCTTTTCAATGATCTCCGGTCTTTTCCAGGTTACTTTAGGAAATCAAAGAGTCGTACTGAGCTCATAAAGGATTTTATTAAATTCAAAGAACATGATTTGTATTATGATGTCTTGTCAACTGAAGATGTTTTACCATCTTTGTTTTTCTCTTGCAGAGGTTTATTAAATAGGTTCTAAAAGTACAAGTGGATTGAGAAAAATGAAATCAAAAAATGAAATGAATGTTTTAGTTATATTTAATTCACTTCTAGGAGTAATTGGGGGAGGAAGTCGTCATATTGTGGAGGTAGTTGATTGCTGGATAAATTCCCATAACGTAGATTATCTAATCTCAAATGCGGGTTATGGCGTAGCAAAAGACCATCTTTCACATAATAGTTCTTCTAGGAAAAAAATAGTGACTTATTTTGTACCATTTGATAATTTTCGTTTTTTTTTTATTGCCTACGTTTCAAGGACTATTGTTTCTTCAATACTATCTCTCAAATTAAAAAGAAAATACGATATAGTTATTGCACCAAACTATTTACCTCAAAATATGATTCCTGCAATTTTTTTTAAACGCAAAAATTCTAAACTGGTTGTGTATTTTCATACCACGCCTCCATATTTAAGAAAAAAATATCTTGATAAAATGAGTTATATGCGACGAAAAGTTTCATATTTGAATTGGACCCTTTGTGTATCGTTGGCAAAAAAATATTTTGATTTGATGTATGTATTTAACAATGATACTAAGCAATATATGATTTCTAAAGGAATACCTGAAAATAAAATATGTTTGATGTACAATGCCATTCCTTATAGTTCCATTCTTTCTATAGAAAGCACCAGTAAAGAATATGATGCTGTATTTCTCGGAAGAATCGTTTCAAATAAGGGTATTTTTGATTTAGTCAAGATCTGGTCTTCTGTAATTAAGAAATATCCTACAGCTAGGTTGTGTATTTTAGGCAATGGTCCTGACTTTAATAAGCTTAAATTGGAAATTGATAAAAATAATTTGGGGAATCACATTGTTCTTAAGGGACAGGTTGAAGGGGAGATCAAATATAGATTAATGAAAAAGTCAAGGGTTTTTCTTTACCCTAGTTACTACGAAGCACAGCCAATTGTCATATATGAAGCTCTTGCATGTGGATTACCAATTGTTGCATATAATCTGGATACATATAATGAATTTTATGGTGATTTCATTCAAAAAGTACCGATTTATGATGCTGAATCAATGGCTATGATTGTTATTGATATTCTTTCCAATCCACTAAATTACGCCAATCTTGCAAAGAAAGGAATGGCTTATGTAGCTAAAAATGATTGGACAAAAATTGCTCAATTGCAAGAAAATGAGATGAACAAGTTATTTATGCATGAAAATCAGTTAGAATGAATAACTCTTTCATGATTAGCTAAATTTAAGTAGGGATCTAGAATATGAGGTTGATGATTGGTGTATCTCATCCAAAGCATGTGTTAATATTCAAAAACCTAGTGCAATCTTTAATTGCAGAAGGCAATGATGTTTTGGTAGTTGCGGTTGACAAAGATATAACTCTTTACTTGCTTTCAAAATTCAATATTCCTTATATTGTTATTGGAAAAAATCAAAAAGGACTGCTCAGAAAACTTTTATATATTCCTTGGTGGGTATATCTAACTTTCAAGTCTGCAAAAAGGTTTAAACCTGATATTTTTGTGGGTCGTGCAATTCCACATATCGCTTATGTTAGCTGGCTCTTCAAAAAACCTTTTATTATCTTTGAAGATACTGAGATAGCAACTGCTGTTCATAAAATAACTTTTCCATTTGCTAAAATGATTGTAACACCTTCCTCTTATCAAGACAATCTGGGCGAAAAACATGTTAAATTCAAAGGTTTTTTCGAGCAATGCTATCTTCATACCTCTTACTTTGAACCAGATTCTTCTGTGTTACAGGAGCTCAACATTAAAGAAAATGAATGCATTATTCTTGTAAGGTTTGTTTCATGGAATGCGAGTCATGATATAAATGATTCTGGTTTTTCTAATAAGATTGATCTGATTAATTCATTAATCAATTATGGTAAAGTAATCATTTCGTCTGAAGACAAATTACCCACTGAACTAGAGACTTATTGCTTTAATCTTCCATATGAAAAAATGCATCACTTGATGTTTTATTCTACTTTATTTTTGGGTGAAAGTGCTACTATGGGAGCTGAATGTGCAATGCTTGGTGTTCCCTCTATATTTGTATCTACTTCAAGGAGAGGTTACACTGACATATTGGAATCTCAATATGGTTTGCTATATAATTTTTCTGGAGGTTCTGAATCTCAGAAATTTGCATTAGAAAAGGCAATTTCGATTTTGTCTGATTATCAAAATTCAGTGGAATGGAAAAATAAAATGAAGTATATGGTAGATGATACTATTGATGTCAATAAATTTATGGTTCAATTAATTCAAGATGTTTTTAGGGAAAGTTTTAATGATTGTTCACATAAATAAGATAAATCGATTTAGGAGCCCACATGACTACTGTATCTATTCATCAACCTAATTATTTACCATACCTTGGTTTCTTTGATAAAATGGCTAATTCAGACATTTTTGTTATTCATGATGATGTTCAATTTAATCGTCGTGATTTTCAACATAGGAATAAAATCAGAACATTTGATGGCTGGAAATGGTTAAGTATTCCTGTGAAAAAAAAAACAGGATATATTTTTGACATTGACATAAATAATGATAAACAGAATAATTCGGCCAGTTGGAGTGAAATTCATTACAGAGAAATATATGCAAATTATTCACATTGTCCATTTTTCTCAGAATATGAAGATGAATTATTTTCAATCTATAATACTAAACATGAAAAACTAATTGATTTTAATATGTCGTTAATTAAATTTTTAATTGAGGCATTTGATATTGATGTCGAATTGGTATTTGCAAGTAAATTTGGATTCAAATCATCATCTTCTGAAAAAATAATTGAACTTGTGAGTGCTTTAGGTGGGGATTGCTATATTTCTGGAATAGGAGGTTATAATTACCTTGACACATCTATATTTGGAAATATCGAAGTTGTTTTCCAGAATTTCAATCATCCTATTTATCCTCAGCGTTTTGAAGGCTTTGAATCTAATATGTCTTCAATAGATGCGCTTTTCAATGTAGGTATAATTCCTTAAGGAGAATCAATAAATGAACAAAAAAAGAAATGTATTGGCAGTTGGAGCTCATGCAGATGATGTCGAAATAGGGTGCGGTGGAGCTGTAGCAAAACACATAGAAGCAGGAGATAAGGTGGTTATTTTAATAATGGCTGAATCCTCATATACTTCTTATGATGGAGCAGAATTGAGGTCTTCTTTTGAAGCTGAACAAGAAGCCAAGGATGCAGCTGAAATATTAGGTGCTGACTTGTTAAATCTTGGATTTGAAACAAAGAATGTACCTTATTCTGGTGAATCTGTTGAAGCCATCAATAAAGTAATTGATGATTATTCAATAGATGTAGTATATACTCATTGGTATCACGATACTCACCAAGATCATGTTCGTACAACTCAATCTGTAATATCTGCTGCAAGGTATGTAAAAAATATTTATATGTATGAGCCTGAGTATCCATCCGGTAGATCTTATTTAGGTTTCAGAAATCAATATTATATTGATGTAACTTCTACATTTGATAAAAAAATTCAATCGCTAAAAAAGCATCAAAGTCAGGTAGCTAAGTATGGGGAGGATTCGTTCTTGAATGCTATCCGTGCAAGGGCAGAACATAGGGGATATGAAATACAGACAAAGTATGCAGAATGTTTTGAAATTTTAAGGATGATGGGATTTTAACAAAAGTCACCACATTTAATAAAATATGGAAATAAATGGTTTATGTCTCTTAATAAAAATGACTTGTGGGTTATTGTCACTCCCTATTGGCTACCTGTTCTTGGCGGTGTGACCAGTT
Encoded proteins:
- a CDS encoding glycosyltransferase family 4 protein, translating into MKSKNEMNVLVIFNSLLGVIGGGSRHIVEVVDCWINSHNVDYLISNAGYGVAKDHLSHNSSSRKKIVTYFVPFDNFRFFFIAYVSRTIVSSILSLKLKRKYDIVIAPNYLPQNMIPAIFFKRKNSKLVVYFHTTPPYLRKKYLDKMSYMRRKVSYLNWTLCVSLAKKYFDLMYVFNNDTKQYMISKGIPENKICLMYNAIPYSSILSIESTSKEYDAVFLGRIVSNKGIFDLVKIWSSVIKKYPTARLCILGNGPDFNKLKLEIDKNNLGNHIVLKGQVEGEIKYRLMKKSRVFLYPSYYEAQPIVIYEALACGLPIVAYNLDTYNEFYGDFIQKVPIYDAESMAMIVIDILSNPLNYANLAKKGMAYVAKNDWTKIAQLQENEMNKLFMHENQLE
- a CDS encoding ATP-grasp domain-containing protein, yielding MSAIVTNAASSKCLVVTRSLGKRDIDVTTLGYNRFCPTFYSKYSNNYLMVPSPKNFPAEYIKQLVKVVNSGKIDVLMPVNSVDTLLISKFKYKFTPYIKVPFSDYDQMLQLHDKVQLSKIAGDLGLPVPISYEISSMDELKNVASSAEYPLVIKLRNTTSSVGISYAHTPEEFVFNFKETIEKFNLTPNQYPLVQEYIPGDGYGVSSLYNQGDLRAFFVHKRLREYPVTGGPSTLRTSVRHSKMEKISRELLEHMGWHGLAMVEFKLDSRTNKPYLIEVNPRFWGSINQAVSSGVDFPNLLYDMAVEGDVQPVFKYKEGVKTRSLFNDLRSFPGYFRKSKSRTELIKDFIKFKEHDLYYDVLSTEDVLPSLFFSCRGLLNRF
- a CDS encoding PHP domain-containing protein; this encodes MFENNYLFDFHIHTKYSPDSYSDPVKIIKMAKRRNLSGFAITDHNTIKGGLITKKMLGNDEELTVIVGSEIQTDKGEVIGLFLSEEIGTFNFHEVCDSIRDQDGVILLPHPYRNKLANPEDLINNVDIIESVNARNSKELNSKSINLARMFNYPVVAGSDAHIPYEVGQVKTLLPKDMFILEEDDIKSKITKNQLIIDGSESSFVPKTYSKVLGKYKKGGFNSLIKSSAKYLIR
- a CDS encoding lipopolysaccharide biosynthesis protein, whose amino-acid sequence is MSLRKKAYSGIWWVIISTIFSKLINLLTNISLARLLDPSHFGIVALALVFINFFETFRDLGIGSALIHRSDNNSIAQNTAFFIFPFAAVFFYILCYLISPYVALFFKSDGLDLIIKVLSLSLILWSFGNLPTTLLAKELEFKKLLYPQIVPKLGYALVSIVLAIQGFGVWSLVIGRISLEILSLIIVWHVIDWRPKLEFDKKTAVELLKYGKYVLGTSLIAFLSSVFDVVVIGRELGAETLGFYSIALTVASFFTIQISHVIYQVVFPVFSKLQHDMDKMKSVFLNSLKYLSFFIFPSAAGIIVVSNQFINVFYGSKWLPAVPLIQILCIYGSAQSISKVTSSVYLASGTPHKSTMINILHLFFIMILIYPLTIAYGVVGTSLAVTISSTISLFFSLNQVKKILLCSYATIFKVLVYPFVGSIAMFIFVILIQELIYLYSDIFIFIVSMISGISFYLLFLLCVQFKEIKTIANYVSNYLILKS
- the ltrA gene encoding group II intron reverse transcriptase/maturase, translated to MKGGKLMNARYSTTPSGERLADNSIPFKWEDIDWKTVEGNVNELQARIVKAVRQKKWHLVKRLQYLLTNSFHAKLLAVKKVTQNKGKRTAGIDGEKWTTSKSKMKAVLELSGKSYKAKPLRRIYIEKQGKKKKRPLSIPTMYDRAMQALYAFALSPIAETTADRTSFGFRKYRSSKDAEAQLFACLSKRNSAQWILEGDIKGCFDHINHEWLLNNIPMDRSILKQFLKAGFVYNRHLNPTKAGTAQGGIISPVLANITLDGMKNAIACKYHTNRKGTINKKSYNSHKVNFVRYADDFIVTADSEEVAKDIAEVIRLFLKDRGLELSREKTLVSHIDDGFDFLGWNFRKYNGKLLTKPSNKSIENITKSISNVIKKGKARSQSSLIKELNPIITGWSEYHRSVVSKNTFSKLDSRLWDMLWTWAKRRHPDKSHHWIVDRYWHRVGSRKWVFSTEGLKLKSFAHTKIVRHPRIKMDKNPYVDKEYFKWRISYLRKQKLVASKQNIMESLTTA
- the artC gene encoding archaeosortase C, which translates into the protein MKNENKNIIIILIVLALFTGATVELSEGSTIMGIILFVLAALLISRIEITGTEGIKSSRNYFLIGGFIVAADLVYNFINKSNIGTLDSIVFFVGASLIAMGTNKKDIKQLGEFGFYISSIFTALYLIFYSAFGLLKIDFLHIFDHYFVLMPTVSIIKYFGIPVEIISTETVILYGAEPMTIVIGGPCSGLYSMFLLIGIVAGYSRIERMDISQSLRLLGLAVLVAYLANLVRVIILYITAYLYGMDVMMIVHTHIGWIIFALTAGGIMYIMNKKK